A single Lysinibacter sp. HNR DNA region contains:
- the orn gene encoding oligoribonuclease has protein sequence MSTPAEQLVWIDCEMTGLNPRIDELVEIAIVITDFNLTPLDAGLSVVIKPTTAALDSMGDFVTTMHTNSGLITEIPRGVTVIEAEKRAIDYINEYVPEGKRPLLAGNTIGTDRMFIAAHMPSLDQRLHYRNIDVSSIKELSRRWFPSAYHSAPDKNGGHRALADILESIQELAYYRSTVFIQDVEPNNTAPKTL, from the coding sequence ATGAGCACACCTGCCGAACAACTAGTATGGATTGACTGCGAGATGACAGGCCTCAATCCCCGCATAGACGAGCTTGTTGAAATTGCCATCGTCATCACCGATTTTAACCTCACCCCGCTCGATGCGGGCCTCAGTGTTGTCATCAAGCCAACTACCGCCGCCCTCGACAGTATGGGGGATTTTGTCACCACAATGCACACTAACTCCGGCCTCATCACGGAGATTCCCCGCGGCGTAACGGTTATAGAGGCAGAAAAACGAGCCATCGACTACATCAATGAGTATGTTCCCGAGGGTAAGCGTCCACTGCTCGCGGGAAACACCATCGGCACAGACCGCATGTTTATCGCGGCCCACATGCCCTCCCTTGATCAGCGTTTACACTATAGGAACATCGACGTTTCCTCGATCAAAGAACTTTCGCGCCGCTGGTTTCCCTCGGCATACCACAGCGCCCCCGATAAAAACGGCGGACACCGTGCACTTGCCGATATTTTAGAATCAATCCAGGAGCTTGCCTACTATCGCTCTACCGTATTTATTCAGGACGTTGAACCAAACAATACGGCGCCAAAAACTCTCTAA
- the dinB gene encoding DNA polymerase IV: MRERAEEASILHIDVDAFFVSVELLDKPELRGRPAVVAHETGRSVVTSATYEARALGIHSAMPLARAQRLCPGLLVLAPHMEKYAAASRVIMDIFRDITPQVEPLSIDEAFLDVSGARRLFGSPTKIAQIVRQRVHQATGLTCSVGGGASKFVAKVASQRAKPNGVLVVHPTRTLEFLHPLPVKALWGVGTVTNENLRRLGIHTIGELAQIPLHALQSALGEVSAQHLHDLARGHDARSVQSTREEKSISSELTFEYDVADPEVIRQKLLQLSLRVAARLRHLGVAARTVGIKIRWHDFRTVTRSRTLVQPTSVGQQIYAETVAAFEGLSARGQHIRLVGVRAENLLGAEAAEIALWDPYEQWRGVEAVMDDTARRFGRHTVTTASLLRDTGRMVDPRTIEGPGTGAEH, from the coding sequence ATGAGAGAGCGAGCAGAAGAGGCATCGATACTTCACATCGATGTTGATGCGTTTTTTGTGTCTGTTGAGCTACTCGATAAGCCCGAACTGAGGGGCCGTCCCGCTGTTGTTGCACACGAGACCGGGAGGTCAGTTGTCACGAGCGCAACCTACGAGGCTCGGGCGTTGGGGATACACTCCGCGATGCCTCTGGCCAGGGCGCAGCGTCTATGCCCCGGTCTTCTTGTTCTTGCGCCCCACATGGAAAAATACGCGGCCGCCTCTCGGGTAATTATGGATATTTTTCGTGACATTACGCCCCAGGTAGAGCCTCTGAGTATTGATGAGGCCTTTCTCGATGTGTCGGGCGCGCGACGTCTCTTTGGCAGTCCGACAAAGATTGCCCAGATCGTTCGACAGCGAGTTCATCAGGCTACGGGTCTCACCTGTTCTGTTGGCGGAGGGGCAAGCAAATTTGTCGCAAAGGTGGCATCGCAGCGGGCAAAGCCAAACGGTGTTCTTGTGGTCCATCCCACCCGCACGCTTGAATTTCTCCACCCGCTGCCGGTAAAGGCTCTGTGGGGTGTGGGAACGGTTACCAACGAGAATCTGCGCCGCCTGGGCATCCACACGATTGGCGAGCTTGCTCAAATTCCTCTTCACGCGCTGCAGAGCGCTCTGGGTGAGGTGTCGGCACAGCACCTCCATGATCTTGCTCGGGGTCATGATGCGCGAAGTGTGCAGAGCACACGCGAAGAAAAGAGCATTAGTTCTGAGCTCACTTTTGAATACGATGTTGCCGACCCCGAGGTTATTAGACAAAAGCTCCTGCAACTGTCGTTGCGGGTGGCAGCTCGCCTGAGGCACCTGGGGGTTGCCGCTAGAACCGTGGGAATCAAGATTCGCTGGCACGATTTTCGCACCGTCACACGATCACGCACGCTGGTGCAGCCCACCAGCGTGGGGCAGCAAATATACGCTGAAACTGTTGCCGCTTTCGAGGGGCTTAGCGCGCGAGGTCAGCACATACGGCTTGTTGGAGTTCGGGCCGAAAACCTGCTCGGTGCTGAGGCTGCCGAGATTGCACTGTGGGATCCTTACGAACAGTGGCGTGGAGTAGAAGCGGTGATGGATGACACTGCTCGTCGTTTTGGTCGACATACGGTAACCACTGCTTCGCTTCTGCGTGATACGGGCCGTATGGTTGATCCCCGCACGATTGAGGGCCCTGGAACTGGTGCTGAGCACTAA
- the clpS gene encoding ATP-dependent Clp protease adapter ClpS, giving the protein MTHAPEQRPAPETTHSTRLLEKPAPPWQTIVWDDPVNLMSYVRFVFQRHFGFSQDQAEELMLRVHNNGHAVVAEGTREAMEMHVEAMHDYGLWSTLRQAGA; this is encoded by the coding sequence ATGACACACGCACCGGAACAGCGTCCCGCGCCAGAAACAACACACTCTACTCGCCTGCTCGAAAAGCCGGCACCTCCCTGGCAAACTATCGTGTGGGACGACCCGGTTAACCTGATGTCCTACGTGAGGTTTGTCTTTCAACGCCACTTTGGCTTTAGCCAGGATCAAGCCGAAGAGCTCATGCTCCGGGTACACAATAACGGACATGCCGTTGTCGCAGAAGGAACACGAGAAGCCATGGAAATGCACGTCGAGGCAATGCACGATTACGGTCTATGGTCTACACTACGTCAGGCCGGTGCATAG
- a CDS encoding spore germination protein GerW family protein: protein MENITVELAKIVTKTGVKAAYGEPIVLDDTTVIPVACSWFGFGAGEGKEKSREDAISGGGGGGAAVPVGSYVKRGDSLTFQVNPVTALVAAIPLVCVAGRALTRLIRALKK, encoded by the coding sequence ATGGAAAATATCACGGTAGAACTTGCAAAAATTGTTACAAAAACAGGGGTAAAAGCAGCCTATGGCGAGCCCATTGTTCTTGACGACACCACCGTTATCCCAGTGGCCTGTAGCTGGTTTGGTTTTGGTGCCGGCGAGGGTAAAGAAAAGTCACGGGAAGACGCCATTAGTGGTGGTGGCGGTGGCGGTGCGGCGGTTCCCGTTGGTAGTTATGTAAAGCGGGGAGACTCCCTTACCTTTCAGGTAAATCCGGTCACCGCTTTGGTCGCCGCGATACCTCTGGTGTGTGTTGCCGGTCGGGCTCTTACCCGTCTGATTCGCGCGCTAAAAAAATAG
- a CDS encoding ABC transporter permease subunit, translating to MTIQPGTSQPLKTRGIISWQRVVAVMRKDWLEIVRNKQMLASLIIVPLIFAILLPAAIILIGGSGALASTVAGLQGFLDNLPAGVAPPDYTSEQTVVYAVIVYFFAPFFLMIPITIASITASSSLVGEKERRTIEGLLYTPLSNRELVLAKVLGSMIPAVVLTWIAFVIYAVVVGVLGAPMMGGIFFPTWTWAVLIVFLVPLVGFLATSLIVAVSGRSTTMQGAQGSAMFMVFPVLVLVIGQATGLMLFNVAIALIVAVVLVIVDLLAFLLIVAKFQREYIVTKL from the coding sequence ATGACTATCCAGCCCGGTACCTCGCAACCCCTAAAAACTCGTGGCATTATCAGTTGGCAGCGTGTTGTCGCGGTGATGCGTAAAGACTGGCTTGAGATTGTGCGCAACAAGCAGATGCTTGCCTCTCTCATCATTGTGCCGCTCATATTTGCGATTTTGTTGCCCGCTGCGATCATCCTCATCGGAGGCTCCGGTGCCCTTGCATCCACGGTTGCGGGATTGCAGGGGTTCCTTGACAACCTGCCCGCAGGAGTTGCCCCGCCCGATTATACCTCTGAGCAGACGGTTGTGTACGCGGTAATTGTGTATTTTTTTGCACCTTTCTTCCTGATGATCCCCATCACGATTGCGTCGATTACGGCCTCGTCCAGCCTTGTTGGTGAAAAAGAGCGCCGTACCATCGAGGGATTGCTCTATACGCCGCTCTCTAACCGCGAGCTTGTGCTCGCCAAGGTGCTTGGGTCCATGATTCCCGCAGTTGTGCTTACCTGGATCGCGTTTGTGATCTACGCGGTGGTGGTGGGGGTGCTCGGTGCACCGATGATGGGTGGGATCTTCTTTCCGACCTGGACCTGGGCCGTGCTCATTGTGTTTCTCGTGCCGCTTGTTGGGTTTCTCGCGACCAGTCTGATTGTGGCGGTGTCGGGGCGCTCGACAACCATGCAGGGTGCTCAGGGTAGTGCGATGTTTATGGTGTTCCCGGTACTTGTTTTGGTTATCGGTCAGGCCACCGGCCTTATGCTCTTTAACGTGGCTATCGCCCTCATCGTGGCTGTTGTACTCGTTATTGTTGACCTGCTTGCGTTCTTGCTCATCGTTGCGAAGTTTCAGCGGGAGTACATCGTCACAAAGCTCTAG
- a CDS encoding metal ABC transporter ATP-binding protein, with product MGSGHAVAAVQVTNATVKYGSVIALKNADLELFSGRITGLAGVNGSGKSTLMKSILGLMDLNEGAITVQGGSVSDARRKAQIAYVAQSEAIDESFPLSVRQVIEMGRYGALGPLRMLKKSDAELCDRAMQRTGITHLGDRLIGELSGGQRKRVFLARAIAQQANIMLLDEPFSGVDITSQESIIAVIRSLAADGVSILVSSHDIASLADICDEVVLWYQRSLFSGPPETALSEHNLALAFTAGAEIQVTTETMENYL from the coding sequence ATGGGATCGGGACATGCGGTCGCTGCGGTTCAGGTGACCAACGCGACCGTGAAATATGGCAGTGTCATAGCTCTCAAAAACGCCGATCTTGAGCTTTTTTCGGGTCGGATAACGGGGCTTGCGGGGGTGAACGGTTCCGGAAAATCAACCCTCATGAAAAGCATCTTGGGGCTTATGGATCTTAACGAGGGAGCTATTACAGTCCAGGGCGGAAGCGTATCGGACGCACGCAGGAAGGCGCAGATCGCCTATGTTGCGCAGAGTGAGGCGATCGATGAGTCCTTTCCCCTCTCTGTTCGTCAGGTGATCGAAATGGGGCGTTACGGCGCTCTTGGACCTCTGCGAATGCTCAAAAAGAGTGACGCGGAACTGTGTGATCGGGCCATGCAGAGAACGGGCATCACCCACCTGGGGGACAGATTGATTGGTGAGCTATCGGGAGGGCAACGAAAACGTGTCTTTCTTGCCCGGGCAATCGCTCAACAGGCCAATATTATGCTTCTGGATGAGCCGTTCTCAGGTGTAGACATCACATCTCAAGAATCGATTATTGCCGTTATTCGATCGCTTGCGGCGGATGGTGTCTCAATCCTGGTCTCCAGCCATGATATTGCCTCTCTTGCGGATATCTGCGACGAGGTTGTGCTTTGGTATCAACGGTCTCTTTTTTCGGGGCCTCCTGAAACCGCTCTGAGCGAGCACAACCTGGCTCTGGCGTTTACCGCTGGTGCTGAAATACAGGTCACAACAGAGACAATGGAAAATTACTTATGA
- a CDS encoding PadR family transcriptional regulator, translated as MATSDRTAQLRKGVLELAILAVLDTGEYYAIEIIGQLSEQPALTATPGTVYPLLARLDKAGKVTTRWVEAGGGPPRKYYRLTDEGRAALADGATAWSALSGAMHSILRREGRVS; from the coding sequence ATGGCGACTAGCGACCGGACCGCGCAACTTCGTAAGGGAGTGCTTGAGCTCGCGATCCTCGCTGTGCTTGATACGGGAGAGTACTATGCCATTGAGATCATCGGGCAGTTGAGCGAGCAGCCCGCACTCACCGCGACCCCGGGGACGGTCTACCCTCTCCTTGCGCGCCTGGACAAAGCCGGTAAAGTGACGACTCGATGGGTGGAAGCGGGGGGTGGCCCTCCCCGCAAATATTATCGTTTGACGGATGAGGGTCGTGCTGCCCTTGCCGACGGCGCAACTGCATGGAGCGCATTGAGCGGGGCGATGCACTCCATTCTTCGCAGAGAGGGTCGCGTGTCATGA
- a CDS encoding ABC transporter ATP-binding protein produces MTQPTVSASRLTKRFGEREVISAVSFSVTRGRAFGLLGPNGAGKTTIIRLLNGLLTPDGGAVTLFGERVNARNADALRQRIGVQTDTNLYDTLSARENLRTWGALYGIEQRSLRSRVDEILHTFGLTRRADSLVGEFSKGMRQKLAIGRAIIHKPDLLFLDEPTAGLDPEAASELIGYLRKMIQTLDTTLVISTHQLAGLEALCDDIGIIKQGHLLAAGPVDEMLRQEWPGNRYTLSVNGDYDVAHRIVTSFATADKTAGSEIVFHTDDEQTISQVVAALVHEGVGVRAVIPQHPTIEEFYFTTLDKEANV; encoded by the coding sequence ATGACCCAGCCGACTGTTAGCGCATCCCGTCTCACCAAGCGCTTCGGAGAACGTGAGGTAATCTCGGCCGTCTCGTTCTCGGTGACCCGAGGACGGGCGTTCGGGCTGCTTGGGCCGAACGGGGCGGGTAAGACCACCATCATCCGACTGCTCAACGGTCTACTGACCCCTGACGGCGGTGCCGTCACCCTCTTCGGGGAACGGGTGAACGCGCGAAACGCGGACGCACTCAGGCAGCGGATCGGCGTGCAGACGGACACAAATCTTTATGACACGCTTTCGGCCCGCGAGAATCTGCGCACGTGGGGTGCGCTCTACGGCATCGAGCAACGCTCTCTTCGTAGTCGTGTGGACGAGATACTGCACACTTTCGGTCTCACTCGTCGCGCAGATTCGCTTGTGGGAGAGTTCAGCAAGGGGATGCGACAGAAGCTCGCGATCGGGCGCGCGATTATTCACAAGCCTGATTTGTTATTCCTGGACGAGCCGACGGCAGGCTTGGATCCCGAAGCGGCCTCCGAGCTCATAGGTTACCTGAGAAAGATGATCCAGACACTGGATACCACTCTGGTTATTTCAACGCATCAGCTTGCGGGACTAGAGGCCCTGTGTGACGACATTGGCATCATCAAGCAGGGTCATCTCCTTGCTGCTGGACCTGTGGATGAGATGCTTCGGCAGGAGTGGCCAGGGAACCGCTACACCCTAAGTGTTAACGGCGACTATGACGTGGCCCACCGTATCGTGACTTCGTTTGCCACCGCAGACAAGACTGCGGGCAGTGAGATTGTGTTCCACACCGATGACGAGCAGACCATCTCTCAGGTTGTTGCAGCGCTCGTGCACGAAGGTGTTGGAGTGCGTGCGGTGATTCCACAGCACCCAACAATCGAAGAGTTTTACTTCACTACGCTTGATAAGGAGGCAAACGTATGA
- a CDS encoding TMEM175 family protein has translation MSSEAPPPPSQEYQTERGLGRITGFSDAVVAIAITLLVLPLIDVAKESTSTDFTFLFREKWYSFFAFILSFVVVGWFWRFHHSFYEHVVGYNQKLILTNLLWLLTIVFLPFPTAVLADSNAQNPLAIGLYIGTVALTSFAELLQTYIVRSNPELSASGTGKEFRLTSGIITTIILIVAGIIGVLFPHIGVLALLLLVVEGYIRRLLRILKLRKKQRRKAILDESDE, from the coding sequence ATGAGTTCTGAAGCGCCACCCCCACCGAGTCAGGAATATCAGACCGAGCGAGGCCTCGGTCGAATAACCGGGTTTAGTGATGCCGTAGTTGCAATCGCTATCACCCTCCTCGTTCTTCCCCTCATTGACGTTGCTAAGGAATCCACCTCCACCGATTTCACCTTTCTTTTCCGTGAAAAATGGTATTCTTTCTTCGCTTTTATCCTGAGCTTTGTGGTTGTCGGGTGGTTTTGGAGGTTTCACCACTCGTTTTACGAGCACGTTGTGGGATACAATCAGAAACTTATCCTGACTAACCTACTCTGGCTGCTCACAATCGTATTCCTCCCCTTCCCCACCGCTGTGCTTGCAGACTCGAACGCGCAGAATCCGCTGGCCATAGGTCTCTACATTGGAACAGTTGCGCTCACATCTTTTGCAGAACTCCTGCAAACATACATCGTGAGGTCAAACCCAGAACTCAGCGCGAGCGGCACGGGAAAAGAGTTTCGCCTCACCTCCGGTATCATCACAACCATTATTCTCATCGTGGCTGGAATTATCGGCGTACTTTTTCCACATATTGGAGTTCTTGCACTGCTCTTACTGGTTGTTGAAGGATATATCCGACGCCTCCTTCGGATTCTCAAGCTCCGCAAAAAGCAGCGTCGTAAAGCTATCCTGGATGAATCCGATGAGTAG
- a CDS encoding ATP-binding protein — MVNYAAATILEFVRSRPARALTVLIDGPSGSGKTQLTSTVLAEWPHEEPPQLLRVDTVCPGWEGLSLGSELIVTDLLRPRAAGLTTRILTYNWVLGVAGPYRVFQPDRPLIIEGCGALTRDSRLFADYAVWLEAPLAQRKERAIQRDGEIFAEHWDSWAEQERQLYFRENSRALADEIFDTGK; from the coding sequence GTGGTGAATTATGCGGCGGCTACAATCCTCGAATTTGTGAGGAGCAGACCCGCGCGAGCATTGACCGTGCTGATTGACGGACCCAGCGGTTCCGGAAAGACACAATTAACAAGCACCGTGCTTGCGGAGTGGCCCCACGAGGAGCCGCCACAACTGCTTCGTGTCGACACTGTGTGCCCCGGATGGGAGGGGTTAAGCCTTGGCTCGGAGTTGATTGTTACCGACCTTCTTCGTCCACGCGCTGCGGGTCTCACCACCCGTATTCTGACTTATAATTGGGTGCTTGGAGTCGCCGGGCCATATCGGGTGTTTCAGCCAGATAGGCCCTTGATTATCGAGGGGTGCGGGGCTCTCACCAGAGATAGCCGTCTTTTCGCGGACTATGCGGTGTGGCTTGAAGCTCCGCTGGCGCAGCGCAAAGAGCGTGCGATTCAGCGTGACGGTGAGATCTTTGCTGAGCATTGGGACTCCTGGGCTGAGCAGGAGAGACAGCTTTATTTTCGAGAGAATTCTCGTGCCCTTGCTGACGAGATATTTGACACGGGGAAATAG
- a CDS encoding DUF5808 domain-containing protein: protein MRPYLREVGVRLERLSRTDRRIALDALDAQLGELQEANIDPVEALGTPEEYAMALLDALSSDTPIEEPALRVLGLPLETRGPMSAEVRSRVWNPESPRLVVPRLFGIGWTLNLGALAVKLRLIRPDDATGEVVEQIPECAVRTAQLVPLLISGVTVGTLALAWRRLPNQVASGFNLWGGQSRTGSKRSLIGVALLGVAPALWAARKRIPSEDRLVRVASATTLATVSASTVAASILKARRPRGRWGLLVPASLPLGVALSLGVIILPLRAGLRRVWHLARATSGRARDE from the coding sequence ATGAGGCCTTATCTGCGTGAGGTTGGCGTTCGCCTTGAACGACTTAGTCGAACCGATCGCCGCATCGCCCTCGATGCCCTTGACGCTCAGCTTGGTGAGCTTCAAGAAGCCAATATTGATCCGGTAGAGGCGCTCGGTACTCCCGAAGAGTACGCTATGGCGCTACTCGATGCGCTTTCGAGTGACACACCTATCGAAGAGCCGGCTCTACGGGTGCTTGGGCTTCCCCTTGAGACACGGGGTCCTATGAGTGCTGAGGTTCGGTCTCGTGTCTGGAACCCAGAGAGTCCACGCCTTGTGGTGCCACGACTGTTTGGAATCGGCTGGACCTTGAACCTCGGTGCTCTCGCTGTGAAGCTCAGATTGATTCGACCTGATGACGCTACGGGTGAAGTGGTTGAACAGATCCCTGAGTGCGCTGTGCGCACCGCGCAACTTGTGCCACTCCTTATCTCAGGTGTCACTGTTGGCACTCTAGCGCTTGCCTGGAGAAGGTTGCCCAACCAGGTTGCGTCTGGATTTAACTTGTGGGGCGGGCAGAGCCGCACGGGATCGAAACGGTCTTTGATCGGAGTCGCTTTATTGGGTGTTGCGCCAGCGCTGTGGGCCGCACGCAAGCGGATCCCGTCGGAGGATCGGCTCGTGCGCGTCGCAAGTGCAACAACGTTGGCTACGGTTTCAGCCTCGACCGTTGCTGCATCCATCCTCAAGGCGCGTCGGCCGCGTGGTCGATGGGGGCTGTTGGTGCCCGCCTCTCTTCCTCTAGGCGTCGCGTTATCGTTGGGTGTGATCATACTCCCGCTTCGGGCTGGTCTTCGTCGTGTCTGGCATTTAGCCAGGGCGACATCGGGCCGTGCCAGAGATGAATAA
- a CDS encoding metallopeptidase family protein, with amino-acid sequence MVEISDKDFERLVEEELDALPSEMRDNLDNVIFIIEDLPEGGNTDILGLYDGLALTERGDYGYGETPDRITLFKSNLQAICENVEQLRYEVHVTLVHEIAHYFGIDDEKLHDLGWA; translated from the coding sequence ATGGTTGAGATTTCTGACAAAGATTTCGAGCGTTTAGTGGAGGAAGAGCTTGACGCTCTTCCGAGCGAAATGCGGGACAACCTCGACAACGTTATCTTTATTATCGAAGACCTACCCGAAGGCGGGAACACAGATATTCTCGGTCTCTACGACGGACTCGCCCTCACCGAGCGCGGCGACTACGGTTACGGAGAAACCCCCGATCGAATCACACTGTTCAAATCCAATCTGCAAGCCATCTGCGAAAATGTTGAGCAACTCCGCTATGAAGTTCATGTAACGCTAGTGCACGAGATTGCGCATTATTTTGGGATTGATGACGAAAAACTTCATGATCTGGGGTGGGCCTAA
- a CDS encoding DUF2017 family protein, with product MKISRINSEGITTLHIHKDEADLVDTLVTQLLSLYREYSPRRETSDPLLEGLSIGGASTKPTDPALARLLPDAYENEQESSEFRQVTEQGIVDRKVFEAESILVQLGTARFDEEYFTDPADPIDSQFTHDDLPAVKGMDNERMLAIQLDADSLLTWVKTLTAMRLALAARLGIEAEKDLNKKPFDDMEANTRAVYDWLAEFTEALLHAQYR from the coding sequence GTGAAGATCAGCCGAATCAACAGTGAGGGAATCACCACGCTCCACATTCACAAGGATGAGGCCGACCTAGTGGACACCCTGGTCACCCAGCTTCTTAGTCTCTACCGCGAGTACAGTCCCCGCAGGGAAACTTCCGATCCTCTCCTCGAGGGTCTTTCTATCGGCGGAGCATCGACTAAGCCGACGGACCCGGCGCTTGCCCGTCTGCTACCCGATGCTTACGAAAACGAACAAGAGTCAAGCGAGTTCCGGCAGGTAACAGAACAGGGAATTGTGGACCGCAAGGTTTTTGAGGCTGAAAGTATTCTGGTGCAATTGGGTACGGCTCGATTCGACGAAGAATATTTTACCGATCCCGCCGATCCCATAGACTCACAGTTCACCCACGATGACCTACCCGCCGTCAAGGGCATGGACAACGAGCGGATGCTTGCGATTCAGCTTGACGCCGACTCGCTTCTCACCTGGGTGAAAACCCTCACCGCGATGCGATTAGCTCTCGCTGCACGCCTAGGTATTGAAGCAGAAAAAGACCTGAACAAAAAGCCTTTTGATGATATGGAAGCAAACACACGTGCCGTCTATGATTGGCTCGCAGAATTCACCGAGGCCCTGCTGCACGCTCAGTATCGCTGA
- a CDS encoding metal ABC transporter permease, whose amino-acid sequence MSFLELIMEPLGYVFMQRAFAITALASIVCAVLSCWLVLVGWSLMGDAVSHAVLPGVVIAYTLGAPFAVGALIFGGGAVLLIGIVRGKSQIKEDAAIGIVFTSLFALGLVLISIVPSQIDLTHILFGNLLGASANDLWQVLVVAAVVLVTIVLKKRDITLFTFDPVQAHTIGLSPRRLNALLLGLLALTVVVALQAVGVILVVAMLIIPGATAFLLTRRLNRMLWVSPMIATLCSIVGIYISYYSNASSGGMVVLTQGVVFFIAFVAVRGRALLSLRATPASAAVGNSTDPREETASVVPVVTGKNL is encoded by the coding sequence ATGAGCTTCCTCGAATTGATTATGGAACCTCTCGGCTATGTTTTTATGCAGAGAGCTTTTGCTATCACCGCGCTTGCAAGCATTGTGTGTGCGGTACTGAGCTGTTGGCTCGTACTCGTGGGCTGGTCCCTCATGGGGGATGCTGTATCCCACGCTGTTCTTCCCGGCGTGGTCATCGCATATACGCTGGGTGCTCCGTTTGCGGTGGGTGCCCTCATCTTTGGTGGAGGAGCGGTCTTGTTGATCGGTATTGTTCGTGGGAAGTCCCAGATCAAAGAGGATGCGGCAATTGGTATTGTCTTTACCTCTCTTTTTGCGCTGGGGCTCGTATTGATATCTATCGTTCCCAGCCAGATTGACCTCACCCATATTCTGTTTGGTAATTTGCTGGGTGCCTCAGCCAATGATCTCTGGCAGGTTCTTGTTGTTGCCGCCGTTGTGCTTGTCACCATTGTTCTTAAGAAACGCGATATTACTCTGTTTACTTTTGATCCCGTTCAGGCTCACACGATTGGACTTTCTCCACGTAGACTCAATGCGCTACTGCTCGGTTTGCTTGCCCTCACCGTGGTAGTTGCCCTGCAAGCCGTGGGTGTGATTCTTGTTGTTGCGATGCTCATCATTCCCGGGGCAACCGCATTCTTACTCACGCGGCGGTTAAATCGGATGCTCTGGGTCTCGCCCATGATTGCCACACTCTGCTCGATTGTAGGCATCTATATCAGCTACTACAGCAATGCCTCATCGGGTGGGATGGTTGTTTTGACCCAGGGGGTGGTGTTCTTTATCGCGTTTGTTGCTGTGCGGGGCCGTGCGCTGTTGTCTTTACGCGCAACACCCGCCTCTGCTGCCGTGGGGAACTCCACCGATCCTCGCGAAGAAACAGCATCAGTCGTGCCCGTCGTCACGGGAAAAAATCTTTAG
- a CDS encoding metal ABC transporter substrate-binding protein, translating to MVSPRCAALHSTDTARASAVWREGSRRYKRWVGAFLLILGSFVMSGCSPASLSEAENSRGSTDSRPLVLTTFTVLADMARNVAGEHLRVESITKVGAEIHGYDPTPQDLTVAADASLILDNGFGLELWFSKFVADLDVPHAVLTEGIEPVLIGEGAAGGQINPHAWMSPKNAEIYIQNIAQAFIALDPSHADDYRVNAEAYHQQIMAEGERLVRVTRAVPEQSRALVTCEGAFSYLAEDAGLTEKYLWPVNAESEPTPTTVGEVIDFVRENNVPSVFCESTVSDKMMRQVAQESNAAYGGTLYVDSLSEPDGPVPTYLDLISYNVDLITAGLIRGTESS from the coding sequence ATGGTTAGCCCACGTTGTGCTGCACTACACAGCACCGATACCGCTCGAGCTTCAGCTGTCTGGCGAGAGGGTTCTCGACGGTATAAGAGGTGGGTGGGGGCTTTTCTTCTTATACTGGGCAGCTTTGTGATGAGTGGATGCTCTCCCGCCTCTCTGTCGGAGGCGGAAAACAGCCGAGGCTCCACGGATTCCCGCCCGCTTGTTCTCACCACCTTCACCGTTCTTGCAGACATGGCTCGTAACGTGGCCGGTGAGCATCTCCGTGTTGAGTCCATCACTAAGGTTGGTGCGGAAATCCACGGATATGACCCCACTCCACAGGATCTCACCGTTGCAGCTGACGCCTCTCTCATCCTCGATAACGGATTTGGACTAGAGCTTTGGTTCAGTAAATTTGTAGCGGACCTAGATGTTCCTCATGCGGTTCTTACCGAGGGCATTGAACCTGTTCTTATCGGAGAAGGTGCGGCCGGGGGACAGATAAATCCTCACGCGTGGATGTCTCCCAAAAATGCCGAGATATACATTCAAAACATCGCCCAGGCTTTTATCGCTTTAGATCCGTCACACGCCGATGACTATAGGGTAAACGCGGAAGCTTATCACCAGCAGATTATGGCAGAGGGTGAGAGGCTGGTGCGGGTTACCCGGGCTGTTCCTGAGCAGAGCAGGGCGTTGGTTACCTGCGAAGGAGCGTTTAGCTACCTTGCTGAGGACGCGGGGCTCACAGAAAAATACCTGTGGCCGGTCAACGCTGAGTCGGAACCTACCCCTACGACAGTAGGAGAGGTGATTGATTTTGTGCGGGAAAATAATGTTCCGTCCGTGTTCTGTGAATCAACGGTCTCCGATAAGATGATGCGGCAGGTTGCCCAGGAGAGTAATGCTGCTTACGGGGGAACTTTGTATGTTGACTCCCTGAGCGAACCAGACGGGCCCGTCCCGACCTACCTCGATCTGATCAGCTATAACGTGGATCTTATTACGGCCGGGTTAATCCGGGGGACGGAGAGTTCTTGA